A genomic stretch from Nodosilinea sp. PGN35 includes:
- a CDS encoding anti-sigma factor, producing the protein MTGPISPEQLQQLLAGYVLYDLSPEESAMLAELLVANPALQNDIDQLQESLEVAYDGEPVRPPAHLRAALLQSAAQLGEPERVQTGSPAALTPGPRRWGRIWAAAAAAVIAGLSVSNLMLWRTLQLERASQSETETITIVLGASGEAALGQAQVVINPDTLVGSLSVENLPPLEPGTVYVLWTVVDPRAPVTVDEKNAILTTVFTVDGEGRVSQPIDLPPVYRRDRDLVRAVAITKESAAAPQEHLSPPLLIQPL; encoded by the coding sequence ATGACCGGGCCGATTTCACCAGAACAATTGCAGCAGTTGCTGGCGGGCTACGTCCTCTACGACCTGAGCCCCGAAGAGTCGGCCATGCTGGCCGAGCTGCTGGTGGCTAACCCCGCTCTGCAGAACGATATCGATCAGCTGCAGGAGTCGCTGGAAGTTGCCTACGACGGCGAGCCGGTTCGTCCGCCTGCCCATCTGAGGGCCGCTCTGTTGCAGAGCGCCGCCCAGCTGGGGGAACCTGAGCGCGTGCAGACGGGATCTCCGGCGGCCTTGACGCCGGGGCCGCGCCGCTGGGGCCGGATCTGGGCAGCGGCGGCAGCGGCAGTTATTGCCGGGCTGAGCGTGAGCAACCTGATGCTCTGGCGTACGCTTCAGCTAGAGCGGGCCAGTCAATCGGAGACGGAGACGATAACGATTGTCCTGGGTGCTTCAGGGGAGGCTGCTCTGGGCCAGGCCCAGGTGGTGATCAACCCCGATACCCTGGTGGGTTCCCTCTCGGTGGAGAACTTGCCTCCCCTGGAGCCGGGCACGGTCTATGTGCTCTGGACGGTGGTAGACCCCCGGGCTCCGGTGACTGTGGATGAGAAAAACGCCATTCTCACTACTGTATTTACTGTTGATGGGGAGGGCCGGGTGTCGCAGCCCATCGACCTGCCGCCGGTGTACCGCCGCGATCGCGACCTGGTGCGGGCTGTGGCCATCACTAAAGAGAGCGCCGCTGCCCCCCAGGAACATCTTTCGCCGCCGCTGCTGATTCAGCCCCTGTAG
- a CDS encoding DUF1611 domain-containing protein, producing MYLKPNNRIALLMHEGTQSTMGKTGLALLRFSPSPIVAVIDYQAAGRSLAELTGIDKSIPVVASLTEALTFTPDVLAIGIAPSGGKLPNPWFQEIEQAVRAGLSIVNGLHTPMANHPALQPWLRDYQWVWDVRQEPTDLTVGSGQASQLACKRILTVGTDMSVGKMSTTLELHRACRQRGLRSKVIATGQTNLMLGDDGVALDAVRVDYAAGAVEQQVMRYGPDHDFIFVEGQGSLLNPASTATLPLLRGTQPTHLVLVHRAGQTHIQNFPAVKIPDLPSVVTLYEQVATAAGAFFPAKVVAIALNTGHLTAAEADAAIQAVESATKLPCADIFRTGINKLLTPILA from the coding sequence ATGTACCTCAAGCCCAATAACCGCATCGCCCTGCTCATGCACGAAGGCACCCAGAGCACCATGGGCAAAACCGGGCTGGCCCTGCTGCGCTTCAGCCCATCGCCCATCGTTGCGGTAATTGATTACCAGGCGGCGGGGCGATCGCTGGCTGAACTCACCGGCATTGACAAATCTATCCCGGTGGTGGCCTCCCTAACCGAAGCCCTCACCTTTACCCCCGATGTGCTGGCCATTGGCATTGCCCCCTCCGGCGGCAAGCTGCCCAACCCCTGGTTTCAAGAAATTGAGCAGGCCGTCCGGGCGGGGCTGAGTATTGTCAACGGTCTCCATACTCCCATGGCCAACCATCCAGCGCTCCAGCCCTGGCTGCGGGACTACCAGTGGGTGTGGGACGTGCGCCAAGAACCGACGGATCTCACGGTGGGCTCTGGACAGGCCAGCCAGCTGGCCTGCAAACGTATCCTGACGGTGGGCACCGATATGTCGGTGGGCAAGATGTCCACTACCCTGGAGCTACACCGCGCCTGCCGCCAGCGCGGACTGCGCTCTAAGGTGATTGCCACCGGGCAAACCAACCTCATGCTGGGAGACGATGGCGTGGCCCTGGACGCCGTACGCGTGGATTATGCCGCAGGGGCGGTAGAGCAGCAGGTGATGCGCTACGGCCCAGACCACGACTTCATTTTTGTGGAAGGTCAGGGATCACTACTCAACCCGGCCTCAACCGCCACCCTGCCACTACTAAGGGGCACCCAACCCACCCACCTGGTGCTGGTTCACCGGGCTGGACAAACCCACATTCAAAACTTTCCAGCCGTCAAGATTCCCGATTTGCCCAGCGTAGTGACGCTGTACGAACAGGTGGCGACGGCGGCGGGAGCGTTTTTCCCGGCTAAGGTGGTCGCGATCGCCCTCAACACCGGCCACCTCACAGCCGCCGAAGCCGATGCGGCCATCCAAGCCGTAGAATCTGCAACAAAACTGCCCTGTGCAGACATCTTCCGCACAGGGATCAACAAACTCTTGACACCAATTTTGGCATAG
- a CDS encoding CHRD domain-containing protein, whose protein sequence is MFKERNNLRNGLIALVTCLFVVVLYSPLMGRVMAQAPTAATTAAWAETSTYAVGEQIDANLTAATAPLLAQGLNQPIVTYVAMLNGQNVVPTRAMTDARGVVGAALSGNRLVVRGSFRDLTSAPRDYATDPLDPPNPNITSAFHIHQGNPSENGPFQYALDVTLNASGRGGSAMGDFTLTPEQLQALQNGMLYVDFHTTRYRAGELRGILMPA, encoded by the coding sequence ATGTTTAAAGAACGCAATAACCTGCGCAACGGTCTGATTGCCCTGGTCACCTGTCTATTCGTCGTCGTGCTGTACTCTCCGCTGATGGGGCGGGTAATGGCTCAAGCCCCTACCGCTGCAACCACAGCGGCCTGGGCCGAGACTTCCACCTACGCTGTGGGGGAACAGATTGACGCCAATCTGACGGCGGCAACGGCTCCCCTGCTGGCCCAGGGGCTGAATCAACCCATCGTCACCTACGTAGCTATGCTCAACGGCCAGAACGTTGTACCCACCCGAGCCATGACCGATGCCCGTGGCGTTGTCGGCGCTGCCCTCTCGGGCAACCGCCTCGTGGTGCGCGGCAGCTTTCGGGACCTGACCAGCGCCCCCCGCGACTATGCCACCGACCCGCTCGATCCGCCCAACCCCAACATTACTTCGGCGTTTCACATCCACCAGGGCAACCCTAGCGAAAATGGCCCCTTCCAGTACGCGTTAGACGTGACCCTGAATGCCAGCGGTCGGGGGGGCAGCGCCATGGGCGACTTCACCCTCACGCCTGAGCAGCTCCAGGCACTCCAAAACGGTATGCTGTACGTTGATTTCCACACCACTCGCTACCGGGCTGGTGAACTGCGCGGCATTCTTATGCCCGCCTAG
- the rpsE gene encoding 30S ribosomal protein S5 codes for MANRRKEARTKEKKTDWQERVVQIRRVTKVVKGGKKLSFRAIVVVGNEKGQVGVGVGKAGDVIGAVKKGVADGKKHLVDVPLTRSYSIPHPSSGIGGGAKVFMRPAAPGTGVIAGGAVRTVLELAGVRNVLAKQLGSNNPLNNARAAADALSSLRTFADVAEERDIPVEQLYV; via the coding sequence ATGGCAAACCGTCGCAAAGAAGCGCGTACTAAAGAGAAAAAAACCGATTGGCAGGAGCGCGTCGTCCAAATTCGCCGCGTTACTAAGGTGGTGAAGGGGGGCAAGAAGCTCAGCTTTCGAGCCATTGTGGTGGTCGGCAACGAGAAGGGCCAAGTTGGCGTCGGTGTCGGTAAAGCTGGGGATGTGATCGGGGCTGTTAAGAAGGGCGTGGCCGACGGTAAAAAGCATCTGGTCGATGTGCCCCTCACCCGTTCTTACTCTATTCCCCACCCCTCTAGCGGCATTGGCGGCGGGGCCAAGGTGTTTATGCGCCCTGCAGCTCCTGGTACTGGGGTAATTGCCGGTGGTGCGGTACGAACCGTGCTAGAACTAGCTGGGGTTCGCAACGTGTTGGCTAAGCAGCTAGGGTCTAACAATCCCCTCAACAATGCTCGGGCTGCGGCCGATGCTTTGTCTTCCCTGCGCACCTTCGCCGATGTGGCTGAGGAGCGGGACATTCCGGTTGAGCAACTCTACGTTTAA
- the rplX gene encoding 50S ribosomal protein L24, producing the protein MAAASKQPVRHKVHVRKGDTVQVIAGRDRGKVGEVLTVIPKTSQVIVQGVNIRTKHVKPQQEGESGQIVTQEGPIHSSNVMLYSEKEKVASRVAYTFTEDGRKVRMLKKTGEIID; encoded by the coding sequence ATGGCAGCAGCATCGAAGCAACCTGTGCGCCACAAGGTGCATGTGCGTAAAGGGGACACGGTTCAGGTGATTGCTGGACGCGATCGCGGCAAAGTCGGTGAAGTGCTCACCGTGATTCCCAAAACCAGTCAAGTGATTGTGCAGGGCGTCAACATTCGCACCAAGCACGTCAAGCCTCAGCAAGAAGGGGAGTCGGGCCAAATTGTTACTCAGGAGGGCCCGATTCATAGCTCCAACGTCATGCTGTACTCCGAAAAAGAAAAGGTCGCTAGCCGAGTGGCTTACACCTTTACCGAAGACGGTCGCAAAGTGCGAATGTTGAAGAAGACCGGCGAGATCATTGACTAA
- a CDS encoding dipeptide epimerase: MELTCQPFTVHKRVPLTISRGTTAQSTNLWLRLSAEGCEGWGEAAPFAIGTHRQTLAMVMADMALLQSALVPYHPFDRQAIAAAIADLALQSATRAALDVALWDWCGKAIGQPIWRLLGLALDRIQPTSVTVGISSPEAAQRRSQDWLQQTAARALKIKLGSPQGIEADRAMFQAVYNHTPATVGLSVDANGGWSLEEAKFMADWLGDRRVTHLEQPLPVSQDTALAELKRTSPLPIFVDESCFNSSDIPRLANLVDGINIKLMKAGGLTEALRMIHTARACGLQVMFGCYSDSSLANGAMAQLSPLADYLDLDSHLNLRDDPFSGLTLTNGCLMPSANPGLGLNYVPQAQ; the protein is encoded by the coding sequence ATGGAGTTAACCTGCCAACCCTTTACGGTTCACAAGCGCGTACCGCTTACCATCAGCCGTGGCACCACGGCCCAATCGACTAACCTCTGGCTGCGGCTCAGCGCTGAGGGCTGCGAAGGCTGGGGCGAAGCCGCCCCCTTTGCCATCGGCACCCACCGGCAGACCCTGGCCATGGTGATGGCGGATATGGCGCTGCTCCAGTCCGCTCTGGTGCCCTACCATCCCTTCGATCGCCAGGCCATTGCCGCTGCGATCGCCGACCTCGCGCTCCAGTCCGCCACCCGCGCCGCCCTCGATGTCGCCCTCTGGGACTGGTGCGGCAAAGCCATTGGGCAGCCCATTTGGCGACTGCTGGGGCTGGCGTTAGACCGCATTCAACCCACCTCCGTCACCGTAGGAATTTCGTCTCCCGAGGCCGCCCAGCGGCGATCGCAGGATTGGCTACAGCAGACTGCGGCTCGCGCCCTTAAAATCAAACTCGGCAGTCCCCAGGGCATTGAGGCCGATCGAGCGATGTTTCAGGCGGTCTACAACCACACCCCGGCCACCGTCGGCCTCAGCGTCGATGCCAACGGCGGCTGGAGTTTAGAGGAGGCAAAATTCATGGCGGACTGGCTGGGCGATCGCCGCGTGACCCACCTGGAGCAGCCCCTACCCGTCAGCCAGGATACTGCCTTAGCCGAGCTCAAGCGAACCTCACCGCTGCCGATTTTTGTCGACGAGAGCTGCTTCAACAGTTCAGATATTCCTCGCCTAGCAAATTTGGTGGATGGCATTAATATTAAGTTGATGAAAGCCGGGGGCCTAACCGAGGCACTGCGAATGATCCACACCGCGCGGGCCTGCGGTCTTCAAGTAATGTTTGGCTGCTATTCCGACAGCAGTCTGGCCAACGGAGCCATGGCCCAGCTCTCGCCGTTGGCCGACTACCTCGACCTGGACAGCCATCTCAACCTGCGTGATGACCCTTTCAGCGGTCTGACGCTAACCAACGGCTGTCTCATGCCCTCTGCCAACCCTGGACTTGGACTCAACTATGTACCTCAAGCCCAATAA
- the rplO gene encoding 50S ribosomal protein L15: protein MRINDAQPQAGSKRRRRRVGRGISAGQGASCGFGMRGQKSRSGSGTRPGFEGGQMPLYRRIPKLKHFPLVNQKKYTIINIKGLADLAAGTEVSLESLLTAGILTTNDGPLKVLGDGDISVALNVKASAFTQSAREKIEQAGGTWEVVA, encoded by the coding sequence ATGAGAATCAACGACGCACAACCACAAGCAGGCTCTAAGCGCCGCCGCCGCCGCGTTGGCCGCGGTATTTCTGCCGGTCAGGGCGCAAGCTGCGGCTTCGGCATGCGAGGCCAGAAGTCTCGCTCGGGTAGCGGTACCCGGCCTGGGTTCGAGGGTGGCCAAATGCCTCTCTACCGCCGCATTCCCAAGCTCAAGCATTTTCCCCTGGTCAACCAGAAGAAATACACCATCATCAACATTAAAGGGCTGGCCGATTTAGCGGCGGGTACTGAGGTCTCTCTGGAGTCGCTGCTGACGGCGGGTATTTTAACCACCAACGACGGCCCGCTGAAGGTGCTGGGCGATGGCGATATCAGCGTTGCTCTAAATGTCAAAGCAAGTGCCTTTACCCAGTCGGCAAGGGAAAAAATTGAGCAGGCTGGCGGCACCTGGGAAGTGGTTGCCTAG
- the rplR gene encoding 50S ribosomal protein L18 yields the protein MKASRKELTRRRHTRIRRRVFGTPERPRLAVFRSNQHIYAQIIDDTAHHTLVAASTVEPDVLKDESGATQESAAIVGKLVAERALKAGINQVVFDRGGKLYHGRVAALAEAAREAGLSL from the coding sequence ATGAAAGCAAGTCGTAAAGAATTAACCCGTCGCCGTCATACCCGCATTCGCCGTCGCGTATTCGGTACGCCTGAGCGACCTCGGCTAGCCGTGTTTCGCTCTAATCAGCATATCTATGCTCAGATTATTGACGATACTGCTCACCACACCCTGGTTGCGGCTTCGACCGTTGAGCCTGACGTGCTTAAGGATGAGTCGGGTGCCACCCAGGAATCGGCTGCGATTGTGGGTAAATTGGTGGCCGAGCGGGCATTAAAAGCCGGCATTAATCAGGTTGTCTTTGACCGGGGCGGCAAGCTCTATCACGGGCGAGTAGCGGCTCTGGCGGAGGCGGCTCGGGAGGCTGGTTTGAGTCTGTAA
- the secY gene encoding preprotein translocase subunit SecY, translated as MVVSRGKNPSAQETFMQMAQAAGLRSRLLVTLGLLVLVRLGIFIPVPGIDRQAFAASIQSGSLAGFVGFLDIFVGGGLSALGIFALGILPFINASIIMQLLTAALPQLEDLQKNEGEAGRRKISQITRYVALGWAILQSTLLASFLLYQFAEVPGPAFVAQTVIALTAGSMFVMWVGELITERGIGNGASLLIFLNIVSTLPRSLGQTIDLAQSGDRGLVGGVIILMLAFLAMIVGIVFVQEGTRRIPIISARRQVGRKLYLEQSNYLPLRLNQGGVMPIIFASAVLVLPISLTQYITNPGFSQFVNTYLNPTSLFYVALYLILILFFSYFYSSLVMNPDDVSRNLKKMGASIPGIRPGKATTEYISRILNRLTFLGAIFLGMVAVVPSAVESLTRVQTFRGFGATSLLILVGVAIDTAKQIQTYVISQRYEGMVKQ; from the coding sequence ATGGTCGTAAGTCGGGGAAAAAATCCCAGCGCGCAGGAAACATTCATGCAGATGGCGCAGGCCGCTGGCCTGCGGAGTCGTCTGCTGGTTACCCTGGGTCTACTGGTATTGGTCAGACTTGGGATTTTTATTCCGGTGCCGGGCATTGACCGCCAAGCCTTTGCCGCTTCGATTCAGTCGGGTAGCCTGGCTGGCTTTGTGGGCTTTTTAGATATTTTTGTGGGCGGCGGTTTGTCTGCTCTGGGTATTTTTGCTCTGGGTATTCTGCCTTTCATCAATGCCTCGATCATCATGCAGCTGCTGACGGCGGCTCTGCCCCAGCTCGAGGATCTGCAAAAAAATGAAGGGGAAGCCGGGCGGCGTAAAATTTCTCAGATCACTCGCTACGTGGCGCTGGGTTGGGCAATTTTGCAGAGTACTCTGTTGGCATCTTTTCTGCTGTATCAGTTCGCCGAGGTGCCTGGCCCGGCGTTTGTTGCTCAGACCGTAATTGCCCTGACCGCTGGCTCAATGTTTGTCATGTGGGTTGGCGAGTTGATCACTGAGCGCGGTATTGGCAATGGTGCTTCGCTGCTCATTTTCTTGAATATTGTGTCTACCCTGCCCCGGTCTCTCGGCCAGACGATTGACCTGGCCCAAAGCGGCGATCGCGGCCTAGTCGGCGGTGTGATCATCCTCATGCTGGCCTTCTTAGCTATGATTGTGGGCATCGTTTTTGTGCAGGAGGGCACGCGCCGTATTCCAATTATTTCGGCGCGTCGCCAGGTGGGACGTAAGCTGTATCTTGAGCAGAGCAACTATTTGCCCCTGCGCCTTAACCAGGGCGGCGTTATGCCGATTATTTTTGCCTCTGCGGTGCTGGTGCTGCCAATCTCGTTGACTCAGTACATCACGAATCCTGGGTTTAGCCAGTTTGTGAACACCTATCTAAACCCCACGTCTCTGTTCTACGTGGCGCTGTATTTAATTCTGATTCTGTTCTTCAGCTACTTTTATTCATCGCTGGTGATGAATCCGGACGATGTATCGCGCAACCTGAAGAAGATGGGGGCTAGCATTCCGGGTATTCGTCCCGGTAAGGCTACTACCGAGTATATCAGCCGTATTTTGAACCGCTTGACGTTTCTTGGTGCTATTTTCCTGGGCATGGTGGCGGTGGTGCCCAGCGCCGTGGAGAGTCTCACTCGAGTTCAAACTTTTCGCGGCTTTGGCGCGACGTCGTTGTTGATTTTGGTGGGCGTGGCCATTGACACCGCTAAGCAGATCCAGACCTATGTGATCTCCCAGCGCTACGAAGGGATGGTGAAGCAGTAG
- a CDS encoding adenylate kinase: protein MTRLIFLGPPGAGKGTQAALLAKDCEVPHISTGDILRLAVAAGSELGKKADQYMSAGELVPDDLILDLIQERLGQDDAQKGWLLDGFPRNVPQAEFLQKLLDQIEQPVDFVVNLDVEDDVIVARLLQRGRKDDEESVIINRLEVYRQQTEPLIDFYRSRQQLVSVDGNQTMEVVHADLKRLVIE from the coding sequence GTGACTCGACTTATTTTTTTGGGCCCGCCGGGGGCCGGTAAGGGAACTCAGGCGGCACTGCTGGCTAAGGACTGTGAAGTACCCCACATCTCTACCGGCGACATTCTCCGACTGGCGGTGGCTGCCGGGAGTGAGCTGGGTAAAAAAGCAGATCAGTACATGAGCGCTGGCGAACTGGTGCCGGACGACCTTATTTTAGATCTCATTCAGGAACGTCTGGGACAAGACGATGCGCAGAAGGGATGGCTGCTGGACGGCTTTCCCCGCAATGTACCCCAGGCGGAGTTTTTGCAGAAGCTGCTGGATCAAATTGAGCAGCCGGTTGACTTTGTGGTCAATTTGGACGTTGAGGACGATGTAATTGTGGCTCGTCTGTTGCAGCGGGGTCGCAAGGATGACGAAGAATCGGTGATTATTAATCGCCTTGAGGTGTATCGTCAGCAAACTGAGCCGCTGATTGATTTCTATCGCAGCCGTCAGCAGCTGGTTTCGGTAGATGGAAATCAGACCATGGAAGTGGTTCATGCCGATCTAAAGCGCCTGGTAATAGAGTAG
- the rplE gene encoding 50S ribosomal protein L5, with protein sequence MTDQLKTLYKDTVVPKLMEQFKYENIHQVPKVVKVTVNRGLGEASQNAKALESSLSELALITGQRPVVTRAKKAIAGFKIRQGMPVGIMVTLRSDRMYAFLNRLINLTLPRIRDFRGISPKSFDGRGNYTLGLREQLIFPEIDYDTIDQIRGMDITIVTTASTDEEGRALLKELGMPFRDN encoded by the coding sequence ATGACCGATCAGCTAAAGACCCTCTATAAGGACACAGTCGTACCAAAACTGATGGAGCAGTTTAAGTACGAAAATATCCACCAGGTGCCCAAGGTTGTCAAAGTAACCGTAAACCGGGGTTTGGGGGAAGCGTCTCAAAATGCCAAAGCGCTGGAGTCTTCTCTGAGCGAACTGGCACTCATCACCGGCCAGCGACCGGTGGTTACCCGCGCCAAAAAGGCGATCGCGGGCTTTAAAATTCGCCAGGGCATGCCTGTGGGAATTATGGTAACCCTGCGCTCCGATCGGATGTATGCCTTTCTAAATCGCCTCATCAACCTCACTCTGCCCCGCATTCGCGACTTTCGCGGTATTAGCCCCAAAAGCTTTGATGGACGCGGTAACTACACTCTGGGTCTGCGGGAACAGCTAATTTTCCCTGAAATTGACTACGACACCATCGATCAAATCCGCGGTATGGATATCACTATTGTGACTACCGCCAGTACCGATGAAGAAGGGCGAGCGCTACTCAAGGAATTGGGTATGCCGTTCCGTGACAATTAA
- the rplF gene encoding 50S ribosomal protein L6, which produces MSRIGKRPIPVPAKVSVTIDGQDIQVKGPKGELSRTLPSGVVVVQEGDTVLVNRKDESRLARERHGLCRTLVANMVEGVSSGYQKRLEIQGIGYRAQVQGRNLNLSLGYSHPVVFEPPAGIEFVVENNTNVIVSGIDKELVGNIAASIRASRPPEPYKGKGVRYAGEQVRRKAGKSGKK; this is translated from the coding sequence ATGTCACGTATTGGCAAGCGGCCAATCCCAGTCCCGGCTAAAGTGTCAGTCACGATTGACGGTCAGGATATTCAGGTCAAAGGCCCCAAGGGCGAGTTGTCTCGCACCCTACCCAGCGGTGTTGTGGTAGTTCAAGAGGGCGACACTGTGTTGGTGAATCGCAAAGATGAGTCTCGTCTAGCTCGCGAGCGCCATGGTCTCTGTCGTACCCTCGTCGCTAATATGGTCGAAGGAGTGTCTAGCGGCTACCAAAAGCGTTTAGAAATTCAGGGCATTGGCTATCGTGCTCAGGTTCAAGGTCGTAACCTCAACCTCAGCCTAGGCTACAGCCATCCTGTGGTGTTTGAGCCCCCTGCCGGGATTGAGTTTGTCGTTGAGAACAACACCAACGTTATCGTCAGCGGCATTGATAAAGAGCTAGTGGGCAACATCGCCGCCAGTATTCGGGCAAGCCGTCCGCCTGAGCCCTATAAGGGTAAGGGTGTGCGCTACGCCGGAGAGCAGGTCAGACGTAAGGCCGGTAAGTCAGGTAAGAAATAA
- the rpsH gene encoding 30S ribosomal protein S8, with protein MAANDTIADMLTRIRNANLARHQTVGIPSTRMTRSIAKVLKEEGFITDYSETTVEERPQLVVALKYKGKTRQPIIRNLTRVSKPGLRVYSNRKELPRVLGGIGIAIVSTSSGIMTDRDARRQGIGGEVLCYVW; from the coding sequence ATGGCTGCTAACGACACAATTGCGGATATGTTGACTCGCATCAGGAATGCGAATCTGGCGCGGCACCAAACCGTGGGCATTCCTTCTACCCGGATGACCCGAAGCATTGCTAAGGTGCTTAAGGAGGAAGGTTTTATCACTGACTATTCCGAGACCACCGTGGAAGAGCGGCCTCAGCTGGTGGTCGCCCTCAAATATAAAGGTAAGACCCGCCAGCCTATCATTCGCAACCTCACCCGCGTTAGTAAGCCTGGCCTGCGTGTGTATTCCAACCGAAAGGAGCTGCCTCGGGTACTGGGTGGGATCGGTATTGCCATAGTTTCCACTTCCAGCGGTATTATGACCGATCGCGATGCGCGGCGTCAGGGCATTGGCGGTGAAGTGCTTTGCTATGTCTGGTAA
- a CDS encoding sigma-70 family RNA polymerase sigma factor: MDFDQLTSADAREPTDAALWLALKRGQTNALGTLYDRHGGLVYGIALKVLGNTQEAEDLTQDIFVKLIRSTAYDPQRGSFRTFLAILTRSRAIDRLRSRRVANASLDRLQASDVYPPANPPAEALDQAERTQAVRAALAQLSASQQQILRLAYYEGLSQSTIAEQLDTPLGTVKTHSRRGLLRLRQILQARWGH, from the coding sequence ATGGACTTTGATCAACTGACCTCGGCTGACGCTAGAGAACCCACCGATGCAGCCCTCTGGTTAGCGTTAAAGAGGGGGCAAACCAATGCCCTAGGCACTCTGTACGATCGCCACGGGGGGTTGGTCTATGGCATTGCTCTCAAGGTGCTGGGCAATACCCAAGAAGCGGAAGACTTGACCCAGGACATTTTTGTTAAGCTGATCCGGTCTACGGCCTACGATCCTCAGCGAGGCTCGTTTCGCACATTCCTGGCGATTTTGACCCGATCGCGCGCCATCGATCGCCTGCGATCGCGGCGGGTTGCCAACGCCTCCCTAGATCGTCTCCAGGCCAGCGATGTGTATCCTCCGGCCAATCCTCCGGCTGAGGCCCTAGATCAGGCTGAGCGCACCCAGGCCGTCCGGGCTGCCCTGGCCCAGCTTTCGGCCAGTCAGCAGCAGATTCTACGGCTGGCCTATTACGAAGGTCTATCTCAATCCACCATTGCCGAACAGCTGGACACCCCCTTGGGCACCGTCAAAACTCACTCCCGCCGTGGCTTGCTCAGGCTGCGGCAAATTCTTCAAGCTCGCTGGGGTCACTAG
- the infA gene encoding translation initiation factor IF-1, whose product MSKQDLIEMEGTITESLPNAMFRVDLDNGFNVLAHISGKIRRNYIKILPGDRVKVELTPYDLTKGRITYRLRKK is encoded by the coding sequence TTGTCTAAGCAAGACCTAATTGAAATGGAGGGCACCATTACTGAATCGTTGCCGAACGCAATGTTTCGGGTTGATTTGGACAATGGTTTTAATGTGTTAGCCCACATTTCGGGGAAAATTCGTCGGAATTACATCAAAATTTTGCCTGGCGATCGCGTCAAGGTAGAGCTCACCCCCTACGACCTCACCAAGGGCCGCATCACCTACCGTTTGCGCAAGAAGTAG